The proteins below are encoded in one region of Reichenbachiella sp. 5M10:
- the gltX gene encoding glutamate--tRNA ligase, producing MSQEVRVRFAPSPTGVLHIGGVRTALYNYLFAKKNNGKFLLRIEDTDQSRFVPGAEQYIKDSLAWCGITPDEGPDQGGDFGPYTQSQRKDLYKQYVDQLLEQGKAYYAFDTPEELDEMRETLKAAKAHSLNYNSISRNTMKNSLTLSEEEVRAKLDAGDPYVIRVKVPAKEDIRLQDMVRGWVNVHTSTMDDKVLMKSDGMPTYHLANVVDDHLMKITHVIRGEEWLPSAPLHVLLYQYLGWEDEVPEFAHLPLLLKPDGNGKLSKRDAEKHGFPIFPLAWQGEGEDAELKGFREEGYLADAFVNFLAFLGWNPGTEEEIFSLSQLIETFTIERINKSGAKFDIQKAIWFNQQYIRATSPALLGQSLIEQVKSEGMTCDENKATAIASLLQERIDFVPELWSKGQYFFAMPTEYDQKVVRKKWKETAQAVLPQLADQLHETSVTGAEEIQAIFEKVLEANDTKAGMVLQILRVAVTGEAGGPDLMKIMEVLGTKEVAERIKSAVSTFATMTSDS from the coding sequence ATGAGTCAAGAAGTAAGAGTACGTTTCGCCCCTAGCCCGACAGGGGTATTGCATATTGGTGGAGTCCGAACCGCCCTATACAACTACCTATTTGCCAAGAAAAACAACGGTAAATTTCTACTCAGAATAGAAGATACAGACCAATCGAGGTTCGTGCCTGGAGCCGAGCAATACATCAAAGATTCGCTCGCTTGGTGCGGCATCACCCCTGACGAAGGTCCAGACCAGGGCGGAGATTTTGGCCCCTACACACAGTCTCAAAGAAAAGACCTCTACAAGCAATATGTGGACCAACTGCTCGAACAGGGCAAGGCCTACTATGCCTTTGACACACCTGAAGAGCTCGATGAAATGAGAGAGACACTCAAGGCCGCCAAGGCACACTCGCTCAACTACAATTCGATCTCTCGAAACACCATGAAAAACTCCTTGACTCTCTCAGAAGAAGAAGTCAGAGCAAAATTGGACGCGGGAGATCCCTACGTGATCCGTGTCAAAGTGCCCGCCAAAGAGGACATTCGTCTCCAAGACATGGTCCGCGGCTGGGTCAATGTACATACCTCTACCATGGACGACAAGGTCCTCATGAAATCAGACGGAATGCCAACCTACCACTTGGCCAATGTAGTAGATGATCACTTGATGAAAATCACCCACGTGATCCGTGGAGAAGAGTGGCTCCCTTCTGCTCCACTGCATGTCTTGCTGTATCAGTATTTGGGCTGGGAAGATGAGGTGCCCGAGTTTGCTCACCTTCCACTATTGCTCAAGCCTGACGGCAATGGCAAACTCAGCAAGCGTGATGCAGAGAAGCATGGCTTCCCGATCTTCCCTCTCGCCTGGCAAGGGGAAGGCGAAGATGCAGAACTCAAGGGCTTCAGAGAAGAAGGCTACCTAGCCGATGCCTTTGTCAACTTCTTGGCATTTTTGGGTTGGAACCCAGGAACAGAAGAAGAAATATTCAGCCTATCGCAACTCATTGAAACTTTCACCATCGAGCGAATCAACAAGTCCGGTGCGAAATTTGACATTCAGAAAGCCATCTGGTTCAACCAACAATATATCCGTGCAACCTCTCCTGCGCTACTGGGTCAATCACTCATCGAGCAAGTCAAGAGTGAGGGCATGACCTGCGACGAAAACAAGGCGACAGCTATCGCATCGCTCCTGCAAGAACGCATCGATTTCGTCCCTGAGCTATGGAGCAAAGGACAGTATTTTTTCGCCATGCCTACAGAGTATGACCAAAAGGTGGTCCGAAAGAAATGGAAAGAAACGGCACAGGCAGTCTTGCCACAGCTCGCAGACCAGTTGCACGAGACGTCGGTGACGGGAGCCGAAGAGATCCAAGCGATCTTCGAAAAAGTACTGGAAGCCAACGACACCAAGGCTGGCATGGTCTTGCAAATCCTACGTGTAGCAGTGACGGGCGAAGCAGGGGGGCCTGATTTGATGAAAATCATGGAAGTCCTAGGAACAAAAGAAGTAGCAGAGCGTATAAAATCAGCAGTAAGCACTTTCGCTACGATGACTTCTGACTCATGA
- a CDS encoding NAD(P)-dependent oxidoreductase has protein sequence MPKIGILKEGKIPVDRRVAITPEQALRIQTKYPDVEIVCQHSDIRCFSDEDYAQQGIPLTTDIQDCDILVGVKEVPIGQLLDHKTYFFFSHTIKKQAYNRDLLRAVLDKNIRLIDYETLTNSQGQRIIAFGRYAGIVGAYNALWTYGRRYNLYHIRRAHACFDLEDLKTEFPKIKLPAVKIVITGGGRVAKGAMEIMHGLGIRRVSPDKFVHRDYTEPVYTQLNNRDYNKATDGRAFNRQEFFDSPDHFEPDFSAYAQHADLLIACAYWNPKAPVLFTREAMAGRDFSIKVIADVTCDIQGSIPSTLRPSTIADPVYDFDPTQGTEAPAFSDEGNITVMAVDNLPCELPRDASQDFGHELLHNVLPHLIGEDQEQIIERATIAQNGQLMPRYSYLQDYVDGLTDTD, from the coding sequence ATGCCTAAAATCGGAATTCTCAAAGAAGGAAAAATCCCTGTAGATCGACGAGTAGCCATCACACCAGAGCAAGCACTACGCATTCAAACGAAGTACCCTGACGTAGAGATTGTCTGTCAGCACAGCGACATTCGGTGCTTTTCGGATGAAGACTATGCCCAGCAAGGTATTCCCCTCACCACTGACATACAGGATTGTGACATTCTCGTAGGCGTCAAAGAAGTCCCCATAGGTCAACTACTCGATCACAAGACCTACTTCTTTTTTTCTCACACGATCAAAAAACAAGCTTATAACAGGGACTTGCTACGAGCTGTCCTAGACAAAAACATTCGTCTCATCGATTATGAGACACTCACCAATAGCCAAGGGCAACGTATCATAGCGTTTGGACGCTATGCAGGGATCGTCGGTGCCTACAATGCCCTATGGACTTACGGTCGCAGATACAACCTATACCACATCCGACGAGCCCATGCATGCTTCGATCTAGAAGATCTCAAAACGGAGTTTCCCAAAATCAAATTGCCAGCCGTCAAAATCGTCATCACTGGCGGAGGCCGTGTGGCCAAAGGAGCCATGGAAATCATGCATGGACTAGGGATACGCCGCGTCTCTCCCGACAAGTTCGTCCACCGAGACTATACCGAACCCGTATACACCCAACTCAACAACCGAGACTACAACAAAGCAACAGACGGTCGGGCATTCAATAGACAAGAATTCTTTGATAGCCCTGATCATTTTGAGCCAGATTTTTCGGCTTACGCTCAACATGCAGACCTGCTCATCGCCTGTGCTTACTGGAACCCCAAGGCGCCAGTACTCTTTACTCGTGAGGCGATGGCGGGGCGAGACTTCAGTATCAAGGTCATTGCAGATGTGACGTGTGACATACAAGGCTCTATTCCTTCGACACTCCGTCCGTCTACGATAGCTGATCCCGTCTATGATTTTGATCCTACTCAAGGGACAGAAGCCCCAGCGTTCTCCGATGAAGGAAACATCACCGTCATGGCTGTCGACAACCTTCCTTGTGAATTGCCCAGAGATGCTTCTCAGGATTTTGGACACGAACTCCTACACAATGTACTACCTCACCTCATTGGAGAGGACCAGGAGCAGATCATCGAAAGAGCCACAATAGCTCAAAACGGTCAACTCATGCCGCGATACAGCTACCTGCAGGACTATGTCGACGGACTGACGGATACAGACTAA
- the accD gene encoding acetyl-CoA carboxylase, carboxyltransferase subunit beta encodes MAWFKRTNKGIQTPTESKKEAPDGLWYKTPSGKIVHMRELRNNSYVSPEDDYHVRIGSKEYFEILFDHNKFEELDEDMSSADPLKFIDSKPYPTRIEATQKKSGLKDALRSAVGNMNGKPIVIACMDFSFIGGSMGSVVGEKIARAIDHSLQNKIPFLMISKSGGARMMEAGFSLMQMAKTSAKLALLAEAKIPYISLLTDPTTGGVTASYAMLGDFNIAEPGSLIGFAGPRVIRETIGKDLPKGFQSAEFVKEHGFLDFIVDRRSLKNKLSTLLRMLEN; translated from the coding sequence ATGGCTTGGTTTAAAAGAACAAATAAAGGCATTCAAACGCCTACAGAATCAAAGAAAGAAGCTCCTGACGGACTGTGGTACAAAACTCCAAGTGGAAAAATCGTCCACATGAGAGAACTGCGAAACAACTCCTATGTCAGCCCAGAGGACGACTACCATGTGCGCATTGGTTCGAAAGAATATTTCGAAATTTTGTTTGATCACAATAAATTCGAAGAACTCGATGAGGACATGTCTTCGGCTGACCCGTTGAAATTCATCGATTCGAAACCCTACCCTACGAGAATCGAAGCGACACAAAAGAAATCAGGACTCAAAGATGCTCTGCGAAGTGCCGTAGGCAACATGAATGGCAAACCAATTGTCATCGCGTGTATGGACTTTAGTTTCATCGGAGGATCGATGGGATCGGTCGTCGGAGAAAAAATCGCACGAGCCATCGACCACTCCCTCCAAAACAAGATACCGTTCTTGATGATCTCCAAATCTGGAGGGGCACGTATGATGGAGGCAGGATTTTCGCTCATGCAGATGGCCAAAACTTCGGCCAAACTCGCACTACTTGCAGAGGCCAAGATTCCATACATCTCCTTGCTCACTGACCCGACCACTGGTGGTGTGACCGCATCCTACGCCATGTTGGGAGACTTCAACATCGCTGAGCCTGGGTCATTGATCGGGTTTGCTGGACCGAGAGTCATCCGCGAAACAATCGGCAAGGATCTGCCGAAAGGCTTCCAGAGTGCAGAGTTCGTCAAAGAGCACGGTTTCCTTGACTTCATCGTCGACCGACGCAGCCTCAAAAACAAACTCTCTACACTGCTACGCATGCTAGAAAACTAG
- a CDS encoding toxin-antitoxin system YwqK family antitoxin produces the protein MSPTLRNSYLPTLVLALLFSACQNFSLLPKEQSSSSANQETVTDGLKTTYRSNGSLYSEVMLKNGIKHGLSKSYYEDGSVQLELYYHNGKKDSISRLYYRDGSLKRTTQYKEGRKNGLRKSYFINGNPSAQMNYLDDMPASDLVEYYKSGNPIPQPKIQVSTEDFTAINGLYEINIQFEGQPKNSVFYIGKLKDGKYLDEDLLERIPGNGKVASIKGSLLPGHFLMEKLHIVGEFKTKKGNTYVTTTTYNLAIGG, from the coding sequence ATGTCTCCAACCTTGCGTAACTCCTACCTCCCTACCCTAGTTCTAGCACTCCTATTTTCGGCTTGTCAGAATTTCTCATTGCTCCCCAAAGAACAATCCAGCAGCTCAGCAAACCAAGAAACAGTCACTGATGGCCTCAAGACAACCTACCGAAGCAATGGCTCACTCTACTCTGAAGTAATGCTCAAAAATGGAATCAAACATGGCCTATCCAAGAGCTACTATGAAGACGGGAGTGTGCAGCTGGAGCTCTACTACCACAACGGTAAAAAGGACAGCATATCCCGTCTCTACTATAGAGACGGGAGTCTCAAGCGCACCACGCAATACAAAGAAGGGAGAAAAAATGGTCTACGTAAATCCTACTTCATCAATGGCAATCCCTCCGCCCAAATGAACTACCTCGACGATATGCCCGCCTCGGACTTGGTAGAGTACTACAAATCAGGCAACCCTATCCCTCAACCCAAGATACAGGTGAGTACAGAAGACTTCACGGCAATCAATGGGCTCTATGAGATTAACATTCAATTCGAAGGGCAACCCAAAAACTCTGTGTTTTACATCGGAAAACTCAAAGACGGAAAATATCTAGATGAGGATCTACTTGAAAGAATCCCTGGAAATGGCAAAGTAGCAAGCATCAAAGGCTCTCTACTCCCTGGACACTTCCTCATGGAAAAACTCCACATCGTAGGCGAGTTCAAAACCAAAAAAGGCAATACCTACGTGACCACCACTACCTACAATCTCGCCATAGGAGGCTAG
- a CDS encoding lipopolysaccharide assembly protein LapB: MRPTRFLWVAWLMLGCGAAIAQSQEMDTSLVRVDEVAFATSYEEEQFAKVLKDEGAIFELLMTVQSDMTPNNIGADRTMLSHEISKLKTVPKLTGKKKTKYYKDIYDRVHNRFLEKYELENYFSSIFTLGEYNCVSACALYGLVFEELEISFVIKETPTHVYLLIDPNDDPFVIETTDPVGGISKFSTKFKTHFVNQLKASKLISEEEARYQEVDALFDKYYFTDQNLGMKELVGVQYWNQGLYLLEDEDYHEAYTAFQKSYLLFPNEKVRDLLLGSLSYLVSQVTYSRYDESDYIIQLARFDSVKVSNQDVSNEFLRLNQKQLIDRGDVDLYTKSYTHLIEGLERASLREQITYYYNYEMARTRFNKGQSKLALEYSLAAYALKPTNIDAEGLVLSSLGRLLQYETDYKYSYNLIDSVALKYSTLMDNANFGNIYLNINLIRMEEYYRMSKRGDGDYHKDKFEQAISQYPNFRADPNLIGRAYSQLAVFHFRQGSYSAAKSALRTGLNYAPNNVELTNRLRAMR, translated from the coding sequence ATGAGACCAACTAGATTTTTGTGGGTTGCCTGGCTGATGCTAGGTTGTGGTGCCGCTATTGCGCAGAGCCAGGAGATGGATACGTCTTTGGTTCGAGTGGATGAGGTAGCTTTTGCTACATCTTACGAAGAGGAGCAGTTTGCCAAAGTTTTGAAAGATGAGGGCGCTATTTTTGAGTTACTCATGACTGTCCAAAGTGACATGACGCCTAACAATATCGGGGCAGACCGTACCATGTTGTCTCACGAGATATCAAAGCTCAAGACAGTTCCCAAACTCACAGGGAAGAAGAAAACCAAGTACTACAAGGATATCTACGACCGTGTGCACAATCGGTTTTTGGAGAAGTATGAGTTGGAAAATTATTTTAGCTCAATTTTTACTTTAGGGGAGTACAACTGTGTATCAGCGTGTGCATTGTACGGTTTGGTATTTGAGGAGTTGGAGATTTCGTTTGTGATCAAGGAGACTCCTACGCATGTGTATTTACTGATTGATCCCAATGATGACCCATTCGTCATCGAAACGACGGATCCAGTGGGAGGTATCAGCAAGTTTAGTACGAAGTTTAAGACCCATTTTGTCAATCAACTCAAAGCCAGCAAATTGATCAGTGAAGAAGAAGCCCGGTATCAAGAGGTCGATGCTTTGTTTGATAAGTACTATTTCACGGATCAAAACTTGGGTATGAAAGAATTGGTTGGAGTGCAGTACTGGAATCAAGGTTTGTACTTGCTAGAAGATGAGGATTATCATGAGGCGTATACGGCCTTCCAAAAGAGTTATTTGTTATTCCCCAATGAGAAAGTAAGAGATTTGCTCTTAGGCTCGTTGAGTTACCTTGTCTCTCAAGTGACTTATTCTCGCTACGATGAGTCTGACTACATCATACAGTTGGCTCGCTTTGATAGTGTCAAGGTGAGTAATCAAGACGTGAGCAACGAATTTCTTCGACTCAACCAGAAGCAGCTCATCGATAGAGGAGATGTAGACCTTTATACCAAGAGCTATACCCATCTCATCGAGGGTTTGGAGAGAGCGTCACTCAGAGAGCAGATCACTTATTACTACAACTACGAAATGGCGCGTACACGCTTCAACAAGGGGCAGTCAAAGTTGGCATTGGAGTATTCTTTGGCCGCCTATGCTCTCAAACCTACTAATATAGACGCAGAGGGCTTGGTGCTGTCCTCGCTGGGGCGACTACTTCAGTACGAGACGGACTACAAGTACAGCTACAATTTGATCGATTCGGTGGCGCTCAAGTACAGCACGCTGATGGACAATGCCAACTTCGGAAACATCTATCTCAATATCAACCTGATTCGAATGGAGGAATACTACCGCATGAGTAAAAGGGGAGATGGAGATTACCATAAAGATAAGTTTGAACAGGCGATCTCTCAGTACCCTAACTTTAGGGCAGATCCTAATTTAATAGGACGCGCCTATTCGCAACTGGCGGTCTTTCATTTCCGACAAGGGAGCTACAGTGCGGCCAAATCCGCTCTGCGTACAGGGTTGAACTATGCCCCCAACAACGTAGAACTGACCAATCGTCTACGAGCCATGCGCTAA
- a CDS encoding lipoprotein signal peptidase, whose translation MKYYKYFLISLAVIILDQVVKLVVHFNMDMGVNGQIQIFGEYFKLHYLTNPGMAFGMKLGTEYGKLFLTLFRLLAMVGISYYLYTLIQRGVATGLLVCIALILGGAIGNVIDSTFYGVFLDNAPYDAPTPWFYGQVVDMFYIDIWEGRLPDWLPIMGGKYMSLWPVFNVADAAIFVGVAVILIFQKRFFTHSEKESPDSASTATE comes from the coding sequence ATGAAATATTATAAATACTTTTTGATCAGTTTGGCGGTCATTATTTTGGATCAGGTGGTCAAGCTCGTGGTACATTTCAACATGGACATGGGAGTGAATGGTCAGATTCAAATTTTTGGTGAGTACTTTAAGCTACACTATCTGACCAACCCTGGGATGGCCTTTGGGATGAAGCTGGGGACGGAGTATGGCAAACTGTTTCTGACGCTATTTCGCTTGTTGGCGATGGTTGGGATCAGTTATTACCTCTATACTTTGATTCAGAGAGGAGTGGCTACTGGGTTATTGGTGTGTATCGCACTGATACTGGGAGGAGCTATTGGCAATGTCATCGATAGTACATTTTATGGAGTGTTTTTGGACAATGCCCCTTATGACGCGCCGACCCCTTGGTTTTATGGGCAAGTGGTGGATATGTTTTATATCGACATTTGGGAAGGTCGGCTTCCGGATTGGTTGCCAATCATGGGAGGAAAGTACATGTCCTTATGGCCAGTCTTCAATGTGGCCGATGCAGCGATCTTTGTCGGAGTGGCTGTTATACTGATTTTTCAGAAGCGTTTTTTTACTCATTCCGAAAAGGAAAGCCCAGACTCTGCCAGTACAGCTACTGAGTAA
- the ileS gene encoding isoleucine--tRNA ligase, protein MKYREYKNINYAEVADEVLEFWKKNDIFKKSVDEKEGAESFVFYEGPPSANGTPGIHHVMARAVKDIFCRYKTLKGYQVNRKGGWDTHGLPVELQVEKELGITKEDIGAKISVEEYNQKCREAVMKFKNEWDDLTEKMGYWVDLDDPYITFDKNYMETLWHLLKKFYDKGLLYKGYTIQPYSPAAGTGLSSHELNQPGTYRDVKDTSIVAQFKAKKTAATAKLFDGDEEVYFLAWTTTPWTLPSNAALAVGRKISYVKVKTFNPYTFMPISVIVAKDLMGKYFSDKAKEIALAEYSAGDKLIPWEVTGEFTGEDLIGLPYEQLMPYVTNAELEAKAFRVISGDFVSTEDGTGIVHIAPTFGADDFLAAKVADVPGVLVKDDTGKEVPLVDKQGRFVAEVTDYAGRYVKAEYYSDEETAAKDFKATDVLIAIQLKEENKAFNVAKYEHSYPHCWRTDKPVLYYPLDSWFIKTTAYKDRLVELNKTINWKPASTGTGRFGNWLENLVDWNLSRSRYWGTPLPIWVSEDKKEEICIGSIAELKVEIEKSIAAGFMTEQIGDDFDLHRPYVDDVYLVSPSGQRMSREPDLIDVWFDSGAMPYAQFHFMGDDPSADALKEGGLKEVYPADFIAEGVDQTRGWFFTLHAIAVMLFDKVSFKNVIANGLVLDKNGNKMSKRLGNAVNPFETLKKYGPDATRWYMISNANPWDNLKFDIEGVAESQRRFFGTLYNTYSFFSLYANLDGFTFGEDEIPLDQRTESDRWVISKLNTLVKKVDEAYAEYEPTKAARLIQDFVIDDMSNWYVRLNRKRFWKGEYNEDKKAAYQSLYTCLKTVAKIGAPIAPFFLDRLYSDLNAVSQNENHESVHLSDFPVAEEAAIDVELEARMDMAQKISSLVHSLRKKERLKVRQPLAKIMIPVMNENTVSRVSAVKDLILNEVNIKEIEFLDDTSGVLVKSIKPNFRKLGKEFGPKMKDVSNLINAFDQEQIAEIEKNNALTIALHGEEITLTLEDVEIASQDIPGWLVASEGGLTVALDINLTDQLKQEGVARDLVNRIQNLRKDQGLEVQDKISVKLSSKEVLVSEAVAAFNAYICEETQANELTLVDDLSEGQELDIDELKISVQIVVC, encoded by the coding sequence GTGAAATACAGAGAGTATAAAAACATCAACTACGCGGAGGTTGCAGACGAAGTGTTGGAGTTCTGGAAGAAGAATGACATCTTCAAAAAATCTGTGGATGAAAAGGAAGGTGCAGAGTCGTTTGTGTTCTATGAAGGACCTCCATCAGCGAATGGGACGCCAGGAATCCATCACGTGATGGCCCGTGCGGTCAAGGATATTTTTTGCAGATACAAAACACTCAAGGGCTATCAAGTCAATCGAAAAGGTGGGTGGGACACACACGGGCTACCTGTAGAGCTTCAGGTGGAGAAAGAACTTGGGATTACTAAAGAGGACATCGGGGCCAAAATATCTGTCGAGGAATACAATCAAAAGTGCCGTGAGGCGGTCATGAAGTTCAAGAATGAGTGGGATGACCTTACAGAAAAGATGGGGTATTGGGTGGATCTTGATGATCCCTATATCACCTTCGACAAGAACTACATGGAGACGCTGTGGCATCTGCTCAAGAAGTTCTACGACAAAGGCTTGCTTTACAAAGGCTATACCATACAACCGTACTCTCCTGCGGCGGGGACGGGGTTGAGTTCTCATGAGCTCAATCAGCCAGGGACCTACCGTGATGTAAAGGACACGTCCATCGTGGCGCAGTTTAAAGCCAAGAAAACCGCCGCGACGGCTAAGTTGTTTGATGGAGACGAGGAGGTTTACTTTCTTGCATGGACAACCACTCCTTGGACCTTGCCTTCGAATGCTGCACTTGCTGTAGGAAGGAAAATCAGTTACGTCAAAGTGAAGACCTTCAACCCATACACTTTCATGCCAATCTCGGTGATCGTGGCGAAAGACCTGATGGGCAAGTATTTTTCAGACAAAGCGAAAGAGATCGCGTTGGCAGAGTACAGCGCAGGAGACAAATTGATTCCGTGGGAAGTGACAGGTGAGTTTACCGGAGAAGATTTGATCGGGCTGCCGTATGAGCAGCTGATGCCCTATGTGACCAATGCCGAACTGGAAGCAAAGGCTTTTCGGGTCATATCGGGAGATTTCGTGTCGACAGAGGACGGTACAGGCATAGTCCACATCGCGCCGACATTTGGTGCAGACGATTTTTTGGCGGCCAAAGTAGCCGATGTGCCAGGCGTATTGGTCAAAGACGATACAGGCAAAGAGGTGCCATTGGTAGACAAGCAAGGGCGTTTTGTTGCGGAAGTTACTGATTATGCAGGAAGATATGTAAAGGCAGAATACTACAGTGACGAAGAGACTGCTGCCAAGGACTTTAAAGCAACGGACGTATTGATAGCTATTCAGCTCAAAGAAGAAAATAAGGCCTTCAATGTAGCCAAGTATGAGCATAGTTATCCGCATTGTTGGCGAACAGACAAGCCTGTTTTGTATTACCCTTTGGACTCTTGGTTTATCAAGACGACGGCATACAAAGACCGTCTCGTGGAACTCAACAAGACCATCAATTGGAAACCTGCTTCGACTGGCACGGGGCGCTTTGGCAATTGGTTGGAGAACTTGGTGGATTGGAATTTGTCTCGCTCGAGATACTGGGGTACTCCACTGCCTATATGGGTGTCAGAGGACAAAAAAGAAGAAATTTGCATCGGCTCGATCGCCGAACTCAAAGTGGAGATAGAGAAATCCATTGCGGCTGGGTTTATGACAGAGCAGATTGGAGATGATTTTGATTTGCACAGGCCCTATGTGGATGATGTATACTTGGTGAGCCCTTCTGGACAGAGGATGTCTCGTGAACCAGATTTGATTGATGTGTGGTTTGATTCGGGAGCTATGCCTTATGCACAGTTTCACTTCATGGGAGATGATCCTAGCGCCGATGCGCTCAAAGAGGGTGGTTTGAAAGAAGTGTATCCTGCTGACTTTATTGCGGAGGGCGTAGATCAGACCAGAGGTTGGTTCTTTACCCTACATGCGATTGCGGTGATGTTGTTTGACAAGGTGTCATTCAAAAACGTAATTGCCAATGGGTTAGTACTGGACAAGAATGGCAACAAGATGTCCAAGCGATTGGGCAATGCCGTGAACCCATTTGAGACACTCAAGAAGTACGGGCCAGATGCGACGCGTTGGTACATGATCTCCAATGCGAACCCATGGGACAATTTGAAATTTGATATCGAAGGAGTCGCTGAGTCACAGCGTAGGTTCTTCGGTACTTTATACAATACTTACTCCTTCTTTTCCCTTTATGCAAATCTCGATGGCTTCACCTTTGGTGAGGATGAGATCCCGCTGGACCAGCGGACGGAGAGTGATCGATGGGTGATCTCTAAGCTCAATACGCTTGTCAAAAAGGTCGACGAGGCGTATGCCGAGTACGAGCCCACCAAAGCTGCTCGATTGATCCAGGATTTTGTGATCGATGACATGAGCAACTGGTATGTACGACTCAACCGCAAGCGATTTTGGAAAGGGGAATACAATGAGGATAAAAAGGCTGCTTATCAGTCGTTGTATACTTGCCTCAAGACAGTAGCGAAGATCGGTGCTCCGATTGCTCCATTCTTTTTGGATAGGTTGTATTCGGACCTCAATGCTGTGTCACAAAATGAAAACCATGAATCGGTACACTTGTCGGACTTTCCTGTCGCTGAGGAAGCAGCGATTGATGTAGAGTTGGAGGCCCGCATGGATATGGCTCAGAAGATTTCTTCTTTGGTCCATTCGTTGAGGAAAAAAGAGCGTTTGAAAGTACGCCAACCTTTGGCCAAGATCATGATCCCTGTGATGAACGAAAACACGGTGTCTCGAGTGAGTGCGGTCAAGGATTTGATTTTGAATGAAGTCAATATCAAGGAGATTGAATTTTTGGATGATACATCGGGTGTATTGGTAAAGTCTATCAAGCCGAACTTTAGAAAGCTAGGGAAAGAGTTTGGTCCGAAAATGAAGGATGTTAGCAACCTGATCAATGCTTTTGATCAGGAGCAAATTGCCGAGATTGAAAAGAACAATGCTTTGACTATAGCGCTCCATGGTGAGGAGATTACCTTGACACTAGAGGATGTAGAGATTGCATCACAGGATATCCCGGGATGGCTGGTGGCAAGTGAGGGTGGTCTCACGGTAGCTCTCGACATCAACTTGACAGACCAACTCAAGCAAGAGGGGGTCGCGCGTGATTTGGTCAATCGTATTCAGAATCTGAGAAAGGATCAAGGACTCGAAGTTCAAGACAAAATAAGTGTAAAACTAAGTAGCAAGGAGGTTTTGGTCAGCGAAGCAGTAGCTGCGTTCAACGCATACATTTGTGAAGAGACACAAGCCAACGAACTCACCTTGGTAGATGACTTGTCAGAGGGACAAGAGTTGGATATAGATGAATTGAAAATCAGCGTGCAAATTGTAGTTTGCTAG